The sequence GACACGGTGCCCCCGGCCTTGCCGAGCTCAGCCGCCGCGGCCTCGGCGACGGCCGGGTCCCGGCCGGTGATCACCACGTTGGCGCCGGCGGCGGCGAACACCCGGGCGATGCCCTTGCCGATCCCCCGGCTGCCGCCGGTCACGACGACGGTCCGGCCCTCGATGGGCGTGAACACTAGGCGATCCCCTCTGGCAGCAGCGTCCCGGACAGGTAGGCCTCCGCGAGCTCCAGGCTCGCCCGCGCGTGCCCGGTGACGTCGTCGACCGCGTCGGCGTGCGGGTGGGTACCCAGCCAGGCGGTGAGCTGCAGCCGTCGGGCCATGAGGAAGGTCGCGACCATGGCCAGCTCGTCGGCGGTGAGCGGGACGTGGCGCCGGTAGGCGGCGAGCCACGCGGCGACGAGGTCGGGCATCACCGGGTGATGCTCGATGAACGACAGCGCGGCGGCCAGGTCGTACAGGTACCAGCCGAAGCCGCAGTCATCGAAGTCGATCACGGTGATGGCGCCGGCGCCATCGACCATGAGGTTCGCCAGCCGCATGTCGGCGTGGATCAGCCCGTAGCGGTCCGGGCCGGCGCCGAAGGCCGCCACCCGGCTCTCCACGACGACGGCGGCCCGGGTCATCAGGTCCCGCTCGGGCGCGGGCGCGCCGTGGCGGGGCGGCAGCGCGTCGCCACCGCCGGCCAGCGCCCAGGCGAGGCCGCTGCGCCAGTCGCCCCAGCGGGCGTGCGGGCCGATGGTCTCGGCCAGGTCCCACTCGAACCGGTCGAAGCCGGCCGGTCGGGCCCAGCGGCGGGCGTGCAGCTGCATCCGGCCGGCGATCTCGCCCAGCGTGCCGAACGCGGCGACGAGGCCGGCGGTGTCCCCCGGTTCGGGCGGGTAGCCGTCGACCCAGTCGAACAGCACCGCCTGCCGGTCGCCGACGCCCGGCGGCGTGAGGGTCGTGACGGCCTCCCCCGCGCGGTTCGGGACCACCGGCGGGGTGAGCACGACCCCCTCGGCACGCAGCGCCGCGACCCAGGCCAGCTCGCCCTCGATCTCGGCCAGCGTGTGGTACCCGGGCCGGTTCAGCCGCAGCGCGTAGCGACGGCCGGTACCCGGGTCGTCGACGCGGTAGGTGGCGTTCTCGGAGAGGTTCAGCAACGCCACCTCGGCGGACCCGAGGTCGTAGGCCGCGAGGATCTCCGGGAGCAGCGCGTCGAGCGCGCGCAGGTCGCCGGTCACGACGTCGGCGGCTCCGGCGCCGCTGGCCGCCGGGCCGGTCGCGGTCACCGGGCACCCGGCCACGGGCGGGCGCCGTCCAGCGGGGCCGGCCGGGCGTCCGCGTCGGAGCGGTCGGGGGCGAGCGCGACACCGGAGCGGGCGTCCGCGGCGGCGAGCCGGATGGCGGTGGCGGTGCGGTCGAGCAGGTCGGCGGCCAGCTCGTCGGTCACCAGCAGGCCTGGCTTGTACTGGAGCACCCGTGGGTCCAGCGCGGAGAACATCGCCCAGACCCCGTGCTCGTAGAGGCGGCGGGAGACGAACCGGGCGCCCTGCGGGTGGTCGAACCGCAGGCCGATGACCAGGCCGTCCTGGCGGATCTCGACCAGCCAGTCGGGGTCGTCCTTGGCGATCTGGGTGAGGCCCTCGGTGAAGGTCGTGATCAGGGTGTCGACCCGCTCCAGGGTGGCGGGGCGCTGGGTGATCTCCAGGGTGCGCAGCCCGACCACGCAGCC is a genomic window of Pseudofrankia inefficax containing:
- a CDS encoding phosphotransferase enzyme family protein translates to MTATGPAASGAGAADVVTGDLRALDALLPEILAAYDLGSAEVALLNLSENATYRVDDPGTGRRYALRLNRPGYHTLAEIEGELAWVAALRAEGVVLTPPVVPNRAGEAVTTLTPPGVGDRQAVLFDWVDGYPPEPGDTAGLVAAFGTLGEIAGRMQLHARRWARPAGFDRFEWDLAETIGPHARWGDWRSGLAWALAGGGDALPPRHGAPAPERDLMTRAAVVVESRVAAFGAGPDRYGLIHADMRLANLMVDGAGAITVIDFDDCGFGWYLYDLAAALSFIEHHPVMPDLVAAWLAAYRRHVPLTADELAMVATFLMARRLQLTAWLGTHPHADAVDDVTGHARASLELAEAYLSGTLLPEGIA